The Aequorivita sublithincola DSM 14238 genome window below encodes:
- a CDS encoding DUF7507 domain-containing protein, which produces MIKKLIYIMPKPHITLLVLCLLLLSGTTAWADGSKDLYPSGKTGLRAYLRAHNAATANWPFANYGTHYIYAQVGETITLASSVQGTGGTSRIRLYDPSGTEIVSDVSNGVISNRTAELAGPLLVGEPAGGNKYLPIYYTVTVAGIYRVEFVARATGDPSNTYLANANWTQPTNNAAIVAWDISVINSANNGFIKGRVYTNVLNLSNGTSSPNTQGFEGLIYVLTKDGYTYRVDNNGNNGMYFTFYVNNNGYVDGPTQEPLYKSLNKSSNFGNQAHDPNIADTERHITHKMFYTLPSEDLPTSATGAVPGGTTWLKNEVIAPEVSNVEIVGVDGTPGQVGNKGGYIKFLAGSQGQYTIIIESSDLPPTFVTRTLNGSSIAGQNSILWDGKDGNGDPLPLGNVPSKITVQLQGAEVHFPFIDMEYNRDGTIVELLDHVILTNTGNEVVESDIVYWNDIDITYGSNGSIPNPINNSHLTSTYDGTVTEGNGDGLSSNINGHIWGIGGTGTSGLFGDNKAIDTWTFIKGEAQTIETIVVVKIADLEVPSIIPNRTYLTEVGTEVIYTIKARNNGPSDVDEAPFSFIIPVGFDPNNIAFNGNGCGTENLTLTYNAVTRTYNSTLDLPSGCEIEYQITLVVNSDITVDDYEFTATIMRPNDVTDPDATNPDPNIPPTDPFYECDNNGMGGNCNNIKTSSIPFTLTYSLEKEGVFNDENGDNVAQPGETITYTLTVKNLGSIDIYDVILEDPKLGGVITVSPSGDINSDGILNPNEEWVYAVNYSLTQLDITNKGVYNLASVAGKNDLGEDLIPQTSVDPTPLDPSDPNYDPNRPDHTFVPLKGASLLITNPNIYQKVKRN; this is translated from the coding sequence CACTACATATATGCGCAAGTTGGTGAAACCATTACCTTAGCATCCAGTGTGCAGGGAACTGGCGGCACCTCCAGAATAAGACTATATGATCCAAGTGGTACCGAAATTGTAAGCGATGTATCCAATGGTGTAATAAGTAATAGAACCGCAGAACTGGCGGGTCCACTTTTAGTTGGAGAACCAGCTGGTGGCAACAAATACCTGCCAATTTACTATACGGTAACCGTAGCTGGAATTTATCGGGTAGAGTTTGTGGCGAGAGCAACGGGAGATCCCTCCAACACATACCTTGCAAATGCAAATTGGACACAGCCCACAAACAATGCGGCAATCGTAGCTTGGGATATATCTGTTATCAATTCAGCTAACAATGGTTTTATAAAAGGACGTGTTTATACCAATGTTTTAAACCTTTCAAATGGAACTTCGAGTCCAAATACCCAAGGATTTGAAGGACTTATTTATGTGCTTACTAAAGATGGTTATACGTATCGAGTGGATAATAATGGTAATAATGGTATGTATTTTACCTTCTATGTAAACAATAATGGTTACGTAGATGGCCCTACGCAAGAGCCGCTTTATAAAAGTTTAAACAAATCCAGTAACTTCGGGAATCAGGCCCACGATCCGAATATTGCCGATACGGAAAGGCATATTACCCATAAGATGTTCTATACATTGCCTTCAGAAGATTTACCTACTTCTGCAACAGGAGCTGTACCAGGAGGAACCACTTGGTTAAAGAATGAAGTGATAGCACCAGAGGTTTCCAATGTGGAAATTGTTGGCGTAGATGGTACACCCGGCCAAGTAGGCAATAAAGGAGGCTATATTAAATTTCTGGCAGGTTCCCAGGGCCAATATACCATTATTATTGAAAGCTCGGACCTTCCACCTACTTTTGTAACCCGTACTCTAAACGGATCCTCCATAGCTGGACAAAATAGTATTTTATGGGATGGAAAGGACGGAAATGGCGATCCATTACCACTAGGAAATGTGCCTTCCAAAATTACAGTGCAGCTGCAAGGAGCAGAAGTCCATTTTCCTTTTATAGATATGGAATATAACAGAGATGGCACTATAGTAGAGCTTCTGGATCATGTTATATTAACCAACACTGGGAACGAGGTTGTAGAATCTGATATTGTTTACTGGAACGATATAGATATAACTTACGGTAGTAACGGAAGTATTCCAAATCCTATAAACAATAGTCACTTAACATCTACCTATGATGGAACGGTAACGGAAGGAAATGGAGATGGCCTAAGTAGTAACATTAATGGCCACATTTGGGGAATTGGTGGTACGGGTACAAGTGGACTTTTTGGAGATAATAAAGCGATTGATACTTGGACCTTCATAAAAGGTGAAGCGCAGACAATTGAAACGATAGTAGTCGTAAAAATTGCAGATTTAGAAGTGCCTTCCATTATCCCAAATAGAACGTATTTAACTGAAGTAGGTACTGAAGTTATCTACACCATAAAAGCGAGAAACAATGGCCCGAGCGATGTAGATGAAGCTCCTTTCAGTTTTATTATTCCGGTAGGGTTTGATCCAAACAATATAGCCTTTAATGGCAATGGCTGCGGAACAGAAAATTTAACCTTAACCTATAATGCTGTTACAAGAACCTACAATTCTACGCTAGACTTGCCAAGTGGTTGTGAAATTGAATATCAAATTACCTTAGTTGTAAATTCTGATATAACCGTAGATGACTATGAATTTACAGCAACAATTATGCGTCCAAATGACGTAACAGATCCTGATGCTACCAACCCAGATCCAAACATACCACCAACAGATCCATTTTACGAATGTGACAATAACGGAATGGGCGGCAATTGTAATAACATCAAGACCAGTTCTATTCCATTTACATTAACCTATTCCCTAGAAAAAGAGGGAGTATTTAATGATGAAAATGGTGACAATGTAGCACAACCTGGAGAAACAATTACCTATACATTGACAGTAAAAAATTTGGGTAGTATAGATATCTATGATGTTATTCTAGAAGATCCTAAGCTAGGCGGCGTAATTACTGTTTCGCCAAGCGGAGATATTAATAGTGACGGCATTTTGAATCCAAATGAAGAATGGGTCTATGCGGTAAATTATTCACTTACCCAACTTGATATAACCAATAAAGGCGTCTATAACCTAGCTTCAGTTGCGGGAAAAAATGATTTAGGTGAAGATTTAATTCCGCAGACTTCTGTAGATCCTACGCCACTGGATCCTAGCGATCCCAACTACGATCCTAACAGACCAGATCATACTTTTGTGCCGCTTAAAGGAGCTAGTCTATTGATTACAAACCCGAACATTTATCAAAAAGTAAAACGCAATTAA
- a CDS encoding gliding motility-associated C-terminal domain-containing protein has protein sequence MKNTYLYISTLLLLTFNMLAQTSNEGMLYVSDATKFSTVENFDNLETGSFYNDGEAFIYSHFNNDGTLDFYQNTGITRFIGTADQNICGSNTSYLYNAYFKNSSNTVPFLLSGTLEINGTADFEDGIVDNDNFGGNFTFDTDANHINTSDYSHVDGPVNKLGNKQFTFPIGDEGYYRFGGISAPANVATNFEGKFYFENSNNLYSHNLRAGAIQEIDNQEYWTIEEKTAGNEDVLITLSYRDVTTPAGMITAAQQNALTIVRWDEASNMWVDEGGAIDLSNQTVTTAVAKYGVFTFGRLKADAVLPGGLVVYTAVTPNGDGKNDYFFIDNQNPNIKNLHVEVYNRWGVKVFETDNYGDSGNVFDGFSTGRLTIKDSEQLPSGTYYYILDYLYGEGTNERHKQAGFLYLSGN, from the coding sequence ATGAAAAATACTTATTTATACATAAGCACCTTACTGCTACTTACTTTCAATATGTTGGCTCAAACCTCTAATGAAGGAATGTTATATGTGAGTGATGCAACAAAATTTTCAACAGTTGAAAATTTTGATAATCTTGAAACAGGATCGTTCTATAACGATGGTGAAGCTTTTATTTACAGCCACTTCAATAATGATGGCACGCTGGATTTTTATCAGAATACAGGAATTACCAGATTTATTGGAACGGCAGACCAAAATATATGCGGTAGCAATACAAGTTATCTTTATAATGCTTATTTCAAAAACAGTAGCAACACTGTTCCATTCCTTTTGTCAGGAACCCTTGAGATTAACGGGACGGCAGATTTTGAAGATGGGATAGTTGACAACGACAACTTTGGAGGAAATTTCACCTTTGATACTGATGCCAACCATATAAACACTTCAGACTATAGTCACGTGGACGGACCGGTAAATAAACTGGGCAATAAGCAATTCACTTTTCCTATTGGAGATGAGGGTTATTATCGCTTCGGAGGAATTTCTGCACCAGCAAATGTGGCAACTAATTTTGAAGGAAAGTTCTATTTTGAAAATTCAAATAATCTTTATTCACACAATTTAAGAGCAGGAGCAATCCAGGAAATAGACAATCAGGAATATTGGACTATTGAGGAAAAAACCGCGGGCAATGAAGATGTACTTATTACACTTTCTTATCGTGATGTTACTACTCCCGCCGGAATGATTACTGCAGCCCAACAGAATGCATTGACCATTGTACGATGGGATGAGGCAAGTAATATGTGGGTTGATGAAGGTGGCGCAATAGATTTGAGCAACCAGACCGTAACTACGGCAGTTGCCAAATACGGCGTATTTACATTCGGACGCTTAAAGGCGGATGCTGTTCTTCCTGGCGGACTTGTAGTTTATACGGCAGTAACTCCAAACGGTGATGGAAAAAATGACTACTTCTTTATTGATAATCAAAATCCAAATATTAAAAACCTCCACGTTGAAGTTTACAACCGTTGGGGCGTAAAGGTATTTGAAACCGATAATTATGGTGACAGTGGAAATGTTTTTGACGGCTTTTCAACTGGAAGATTGACCATTAAGGATTCCGAGCAACTTCCATCTGGAACCTATTATTATATTTTAGATTATCTATATGGTGAAGGCACAAACGAAAGACACAAACAAGCTGGGTTTTTATACCTAAGTGGAAACTAA
- a CDS encoding PorP/SprF family type IX secretion system membrane protein encodes MNIKLSKLFIFMLLGCIFSAVHDVQAQQDSQYTQYMYNTVSVNPAYAGTRGSLSMLGIYRNQWVGIDGAPETLNFSANSPIGVQGVGLGLGFTSDKIGPSTESIITADFSYTIPMSENTKLSFGVKGGLSLLDLDPNKLLIYNPNDYDLTQKSYSSPIVGAGLYLHADNWYLGLSSPNLLETEHYDDVQVSTATEKTHVYLIGGYVFTLNPSFKLKPAVLVKGVMGAPLAVDVSANALIYDRVTFGLAYRLDAAVSGMAGFQVTDNIMIGYGYDYDTTELRNYNSGSHEIFLRFELGTKLRAKVNPRFF; translated from the coding sequence ATGAATATTAAATTATCAAAACTATTTATTTTTATGCTACTGGGATGTATTTTTTCTGCGGTCCACGACGTGCAGGCGCAGCAGGATTCACAGTACACCCAATATATGTATAACACGGTTAGCGTAAATCCTGCATATGCCGGAACGCGCGGCTCCCTAAGTATGTTGGGAATTTACAGAAACCAATGGGTGGGCATTGACGGTGCCCCAGAAACCTTGAATTTCTCCGCAAACTCCCCAATTGGAGTGCAAGGCGTAGGTCTGGGTCTTGGTTTTACAAGCGATAAAATTGGACCATCTACGGAAAGTATAATTACCGCAGATTTTTCATATACCATTCCAATGTCTGAAAACACAAAGTTATCATTTGGAGTTAAAGGAGGTTTGTCCTTGTTAGATTTAGATCCAAACAAGTTGCTTATCTACAATCCCAATGACTACGACCTAACACAAAAAAGTTATAGCTCCCCTATTGTTGGTGCCGGTCTTTACTTACACGCAGACAATTGGTATTTGGGTCTCTCCTCGCCTAACCTATTGGAAACAGAACATTATGACGACGTGCAGGTTTCAACGGCAACGGAAAAAACTCATGTTTACTTAATTGGTGGTTATGTTTTTACCCTAAATCCTAGTTTTAAATTAAAACCTGCGGTCTTGGTCAAAGGTGTTATGGGCGCTCCCCTTGCCGTTGATGTTTCGGCAAACGCTCTAATTTACGACAGAGTAACCTTTGGCCTTGCCTACAGACTTGATGCTGCGGTGAGTGGAATGGCAGGTTTTCAAGTGACTGATAACATTATGATTGGCTATGGCTATGATTATGATACCACAGAACTGAGAAATTACAACAGTGGATCCCACGAAATCTTTTTAAGATTTGAACTCGGAACCAAATTAAGAGCGAAAGTAAACCCTCGTTTCTTCTAA